In Comamonas sp. lk, the following proteins share a genomic window:
- a CDS encoding phage minor head protein, with protein MSDSTMRQRTPNPAIPGTRRDRTGSTLLLRKALVAINERWKRLTTDVLAAFDRIPVYALNDTGPQVAYGITPAILDIVLLEIAAALDRWVQNGKEPKELFWWNPFVEQASQLGALQSVTNLTNLSEAYAASRSFDQVVRSEPYLTRVALARMKSYEHWTGLRAEGQSRLAGIIGRAVADGLNPKAARTLIVEGLGVTRSKAAQYAQTDITDTLRQARWAESEAAQVQFGLKIGMLWTSALLPTTRATHATRNGRVYSTDEVRAFYGRDGNRYNCHCGQTECLLDASGSPILTSKLQQAMDKERENWVFKL; from the coding sequence ATGAGCGACTCGACAATGCGCCAGCGAACTCCTAACCCGGCCATTCCTGGCACGCGCAGGGACCGCACAGGCTCCACGCTGCTGCTGCGCAAGGCGCTGGTCGCCATCAATGAGCGCTGGAAGAGGCTCACCACGGATGTGCTGGCCGCATTCGATCGCATCCCGGTCTACGCCCTGAACGACACGGGCCCACAGGTGGCCTATGGCATCACCCCAGCCATCCTCGACATCGTCCTGCTGGAGATTGCAGCTGCGCTGGATCGCTGGGTGCAGAACGGCAAGGAGCCAAAGGAGCTGTTCTGGTGGAATCCGTTCGTTGAGCAGGCATCACAGCTCGGCGCGTTGCAAAGCGTGACCAATCTCACGAATCTCTCTGAGGCTTATGCTGCTTCACGCTCGTTCGATCAGGTGGTCCGCAGTGAGCCGTATCTCACCCGGGTGGCGCTGGCCCGCATGAAGAGCTACGAGCACTGGACAGGCTTGCGCGCCGAGGGGCAGAGCCGTCTGGCCGGCATCATCGGCCGTGCTGTGGCGGATGGCCTAAATCCGAAGGCCGCCCGGACACTGATCGTTGAAGGCCTGGGCGTGACTAGGTCAAAGGCTGCTCAGTATGCGCAGACTGACATCACCGACACCTTGCGGCAGGCTCGCTGGGCTGAATCCGAAGCGGCGCAGGTGCAGTTCGGGCTGAAGATTGGGATGCTGTGGACCTCGGCGCTGTTGCCGACCACCCGGGCCACGCATGCGACACGCAATGGCCGGGTGTATTCCACAGATGAGGTTCGGGCTTTCTATGGACGAGACGGGAACCGATACAACTGCCACTGCGGGCAGACCGAGTGTCTGCTGGATGCCAGTGGCAGCCCCATACTGACGAGCAAGTTGCAGCAGGCTATGGACAAGGAGCGTGAAAACTGGGTATTCAAGCTCTAA
- a CDS encoding DUF6246 family protein codes for MLIEHGFSRVVTASGLEFTFTPSFARIAQLGRPGEIVDAFRGLFGRQAALNARYVLAVLCDQDDATALLGWCDEDGEHLGSMPVLEQISLAAHLMRHGLVGTGGSKEQGARPVTEFNVAEYVAAARVHLGMSAADAEALSMSDFQTLFEMKYPDAKKKKRDVPTREEYRAAMTAMGSQ; via the coding sequence ATGCTGATTGAGCATGGTTTCTCCAGAGTCGTGACTGCCAGCGGCTTGGAGTTCACTTTCACACCGTCATTCGCCCGGATCGCCCAACTCGGACGACCGGGCGAAATTGTTGATGCTTTCCGCGGACTGTTCGGCAGGCAGGCCGCCTTGAATGCCCGCTACGTGTTGGCGGTGCTGTGTGATCAGGACGATGCCACAGCACTATTGGGCTGGTGTGATGAAGATGGCGAGCATCTTGGCAGTATGCCGGTGCTTGAGCAGATCAGCCTGGCCGCACACCTGATGCGCCATGGACTGGTGGGCACAGGTGGCAGCAAAGAACAGGGCGCAAGGCCTGTGACGGAATTCAACGTCGCTGAGTACGTGGCAGCTGCCCGAGTTCACCTTGGCATGAGCGCGGCCGACGCCGAGGCGCTGAGCATGAGTGACTTCCAGACACTGTTTGAGATGAAGTATCCGGACGCCAAGAAGAAAAAGCGGGATGTGCCGACACGGGAGGAATATCGGGCGGCTATGACTGCGATGGGGTCGCAGTAA
- a CDS encoding DUF2213 domain-containing protein, with protein sequence MAKKRIHIISAVNAANVSKSGTTYTIRDVCGAVDDIVMNRRLYPADQLAAGVKSLNGKPAPAGHPKNSKGQHISAANGEALASAWIGAYCTNARHEGGRTLTDIVVNGDMAQATEQGKKLVARLDAAIASTNADPIHVSTGLNLIEVVANGESHGKKYSSIATNLHYDHLAILLDEPGAGTPEEGVGMFLNSDGGEDEIETIKVNQDPEDRRYEGAIGWLRSFFTNKDISFDQIYDGLRVGLPENSWIREVFASYAVWSDEAGKLWRQDYHVAESGSVAWVGQPVEVVRQVSYEPVTNQQEIDTVKEQIIAALNAAGIKTEGLTDTQALAAYNSVVKKPVEDELAAEKGKSKKLEDDKKAVENAERDALATELATNSQLTVDDLKLFSLERLKAFKANASAAPVVVGNSGQKTPADEFAGYDLNKL encoded by the coding sequence ATGGCTAAAAAGCGCATCCACATCATCAGTGCCGTCAATGCGGCCAACGTCAGCAAATCTGGCACCACCTACACCATCCGCGACGTCTGCGGGGCAGTCGATGACATCGTGATGAATCGCCGGCTGTACCCAGCCGACCAACTGGCCGCCGGCGTCAAGAGCCTGAATGGCAAGCCCGCCCCCGCAGGGCACCCCAAGAACAGCAAGGGCCAGCACATCAGCGCGGCCAACGGCGAAGCCCTGGCCTCAGCGTGGATCGGTGCCTACTGCACCAATGCACGGCACGAGGGCGGCCGCACCCTGACCGATATCGTCGTCAATGGCGATATGGCCCAGGCCACGGAGCAGGGCAAGAAGCTGGTTGCTAGGCTGGATGCCGCTATTGCCAGCACCAATGCCGATCCCATCCACGTCAGCACCGGCCTGAACCTGATCGAGGTCGTGGCCAACGGCGAGAGCCATGGCAAGAAATACAGCTCAATCGCCACCAACCTGCATTACGACCATCTTGCGATCCTGCTGGACGAGCCGGGCGCCGGCACGCCGGAGGAGGGTGTGGGCATGTTCCTCAACAGCGATGGCGGCGAGGATGAGATCGAGACCATCAAAGTCAACCAGGATCCCGAAGACCGGCGCTATGAGGGCGCCATTGGCTGGCTGCGCAGTTTCTTCACTAACAAGGACATCAGCTTCGACCAGATCTATGACGGCCTGCGCGTTGGGTTGCCTGAAAACTCATGGATCCGTGAGGTATTCGCCTCCTATGCAGTCTGGTCTGACGAGGCCGGAAAGCTGTGGCGCCAGGACTATCACGTCGCAGAAAGTGGCTCCGTAGCATGGGTCGGACAGCCTGTTGAAGTCGTTCGGCAGGTGTCTTATGAACCCGTCACGAACCAACAGGAGATTGACACAGTGAAAGAACAGATCATCGCCGCGCTCAATGCTGCGGGCATCAAGACTGAAGGTCTGACCGATACGCAGGCCCTGGCTGCTTACAACTCAGTCGTCAAAAAGCCTGTCGAGGACGAGCTGGCGGCAGAAAAGGGTAAATCCAAAAAGCTCGAAGACGACAAAAAGGCCGTCGAGAACGCCGAACGTGATGCGCTGGCTACTGAACTGGCCACTAACAGCCAGCTCACCGTGGATGACCTGAAGCTGTTCTCACTCGAACGCCTGAAAGCCTTTAAGGCCAATGCTTCTGCTGCGCCCGTGGTGGTGGGTAACAGCGGCCAGAAGACGCCGGCCGACGAGTTCGCCGGCTACGACCTCAACAAACTCTAA
- a CDS encoding tape measure protein has translation MAEKVGEIYYDVTLELDQMIKDQRRAQQSLDKTADSLQRLSPIAAAAKAALSGLAVMKVIEMADEWGQYSSRIKMATKSTEEYTYVQERMLASANATFRSIQETRESFIQLSPVLREMGLTLGQSVDVIDSFSGLLVVNAASAEKAKGAQDALAKSLQKGSIDADAWMSIYSTVDSVVDLIAESSGKSAAEIRRLGAEGKLGIDVLVQALSDGSGKVAQQVKEMPTTVKDAIQSVTNALNEYVGRTNEASGITATISSVIQSLGANFNVLADTALVAVAAGLARYVGGMVAASIATAAKAAVAVRATTAEVALAQAQVAQTAASLAQARAFQAAGITQAQVTAATLAHEAATKRLTAAQAAQAATSAAMGGALRGLITFLTGPAGIAIAVGIAAASIFTFGAKASETIPKVDELTASVEKLTAAQLANQRNKAGDAIGQLTTKARDANAAVKALERDQAALNKQLQEGRGGIDAKGLENVNRALVDARSNADGATKELQEMINADYKLAEAQKLRASTPTTKAKVTRSDPEVQKRLAGMRDEVELAKLTGAARARLQAIQKLGANATAAERAEAEKLATTIYDLGEAQKKLKEGAKGDKFDSKGYLLGLSANASASELAKIDAEERKALSDHEKLLQERKLKIEEYEQGVTLIKERYSIQRAKLQDDELGIFISRAEEAQKVREDFTRQTAEMGRTLTDSVQTPLEKLNAELQKFKSLLASEDISGETFTRLTKKATKEYEESLNQMDQFTVRFAQNVQDQLGGTLYSSLTGNFKDIGAAWGQMLLKMASQAVAADISRSLFGGLVSGGSGSGLLGSAMSAVGSFFGMSGKRENGGDVGAGKMYEVNERGVPELLTVGNKQLLMMAGQSGSVTPLGGMDVAKVPSPEGRSGGWSAPIINMKFIGAPSQPEVKQSSAGAGQFDIEVIFKQIENRIGDGISNGSGAPFRALTGRFPQLKSY, from the coding sequence GTGGCAGAGAAAGTTGGCGAAATTTACTATGACGTGACTCTTGAACTTGATCAGATGATCAAGGATCAACGTCGCGCCCAGCAGAGCCTAGATAAGACGGCTGACAGCTTGCAGCGTCTCTCCCCGATCGCTGCCGCAGCGAAAGCGGCCCTCTCAGGCTTGGCGGTGATGAAGGTCATCGAGATGGCCGACGAGTGGGGGCAGTACTCCAGCCGTATAAAGATGGCCACCAAAAGCACAGAGGAGTACACCTATGTGCAGGAGCGCATGCTGGCGTCAGCAAACGCGACGTTCCGCAGCATCCAGGAGACACGCGAGAGCTTCATCCAGCTCTCACCTGTGCTGCGTGAAATGGGGCTTACTCTCGGGCAGTCAGTCGATGTGATCGACAGCTTCAGTGGCCTGCTGGTGGTCAATGCCGCCAGCGCTGAGAAGGCCAAGGGCGCCCAAGATGCCCTGGCCAAGTCTCTGCAGAAGGGTTCTATTGATGCCGACGCCTGGATGAGCATTTATTCCACCGTGGACAGCGTGGTGGATCTCATCGCAGAAAGCAGCGGCAAGAGCGCTGCAGAGATTCGCCGGCTGGGTGCAGAAGGCAAGCTGGGCATTGATGTGCTGGTACAGGCACTGTCAGATGGATCCGGCAAGGTTGCTCAGCAGGTCAAAGAGATGCCCACCACGGTCAAGGATGCCATCCAGTCCGTGACGAACGCACTGAATGAGTACGTCGGGCGAACCAATGAAGCCAGCGGCATCACGGCAACCATTTCGTCTGTGATCCAGTCACTGGGCGCGAACTTCAATGTTCTGGCCGACACTGCTTTGGTTGCTGTGGCTGCCGGTCTTGCTCGTTATGTCGGTGGCATGGTCGCTGCCAGCATTGCCACCGCTGCAAAGGCCGCTGTTGCCGTCCGTGCAACCACCGCTGAGGTTGCATTGGCCCAGGCGCAAGTTGCACAAACTGCTGCTTCACTGGCTCAGGCCAGGGCATTTCAGGCCGCTGGCATCACGCAGGCTCAGGTCACAGCCGCCACGCTTGCGCATGAAGCGGCAACGAAGCGACTCACTGCGGCCCAGGCTGCGCAGGCTGCAACGAGTGCTGCCATGGGCGGCGCTCTACGAGGCTTGATCACTTTCTTGACCGGGCCCGCTGGCATTGCCATTGCAGTCGGTATTGCCGCTGCGAGCATTTTTACCTTCGGCGCCAAGGCATCCGAGACTATCCCGAAAGTGGACGAGCTCACGGCCTCGGTAGAAAAGCTCACCGCCGCTCAGCTGGCGAATCAGCGGAATAAGGCAGGGGACGCCATTGGTCAACTGACAACCAAGGCACGAGACGCAAATGCAGCCGTTAAGGCCCTGGAGCGCGATCAAGCGGCTCTGAACAAGCAACTCCAGGAAGGGAGGGGAGGGATCGATGCCAAAGGTCTCGAGAACGTCAATCGTGCACTTGTGGATGCGCGCAGCAATGCCGATGGCGCCACCAAAGAATTGCAGGAGATGATCAATGCCGACTACAAATTGGCGGAGGCTCAAAAGCTTCGGGCCAGTACGCCAACCACGAAGGCCAAGGTAACGCGCAGCGACCCTGAGGTGCAAAAGCGCCTGGCAGGCATGCGTGACGAGGTGGAACTGGCAAAGCTCACGGGGGCCGCGCGGGCGCGTCTCCAGGCGATTCAGAAACTTGGCGCAAATGCCACAGCAGCGGAGCGAGCTGAAGCCGAGAAATTGGCCACAACTATCTACGACCTTGGCGAGGCGCAGAAGAAGCTGAAAGAAGGCGCCAAGGGTGACAAATTTGATAGCAAAGGCTACTTATTGGGCTTGAGCGCAAATGCATCCGCTAGCGAACTTGCGAAGATTGATGCCGAGGAACGCAAGGCTTTGAGCGATCACGAAAAGCTACTCCAAGAGCGCAAGCTAAAGATCGAGGAGTACGAACAAGGGGTGACTCTCATCAAGGAGCGCTATTCCATTCAACGAGCCAAACTCCAAGACGATGAGCTTGGCATTTTCATCAGCAGGGCTGAGGAGGCGCAAAAGGTCCGTGAAGACTTCACCCGTCAGACTGCCGAAATGGGCCGTACCCTGACTGATTCCGTGCAGACTCCTCTTGAAAAGCTCAATGCAGAGCTGCAAAAGTTCAAAAGCCTGCTGGCGTCCGAAGACATCAGTGGCGAAACTTTCACACGATTGACCAAGAAGGCAACGAAGGAGTACGAAGAAAGCCTGAACCAGATGGATCAGTTCACAGTGCGTTTCGCGCAGAACGTCCAAGACCAGTTGGGTGGCACGCTTTACAGCAGCTTGACTGGAAATTTCAAGGACATCGGCGCTGCCTGGGGCCAGATGCTGCTGAAAATGGCCAGCCAGGCGGTTGCAGCAGACATTTCTCGATCGCTCTTCGGTGGCTTGGTGTCGGGCGGCTCCGGGTCAGGGCTGCTTGGTTCAGCAATGAGCGCTGTCGGCAGCTTCTTTGGCATGAGCGGCAAGCGCGAAAACGGCGGTGATGTGGGTGCCGGCAAGATGTACGAAGTCAACGAAAGGGGCGTACCTGAGTTGCTGACTGTGGGCAACAAGCAGTTGCTGATGATGGCCGGCCAATCTGGCAGCGTCACCCCGTTGGGCGGCATGGACGTGGCAAAGGTACCCTCACCTGAAGGTCGAAGCGGTGGATGGTCTGCCCCGATCATCAACATGAAGTTCATCGGCGCGCCGTCACAGCCAGAGGTGAAGCAGAGTAGTGCTGGCGCTGGGCAATTTGATATTGAAGTGATTTTCAAGCAAATTGAAAACAGGATCGGAGACGGTATTTCCAATGGGTCTGGCGCCCCATTTAGAGCTCTGACGGGTCGCTTCCCCCAGCTGAAAAGCTATTGA
- a CDS encoding phage portal protein produces MPEITTNSLELSRARHEFLGSLGLDAKRATAWIQYGYSEQVSFEMLYAAYERGGAGHGAVHRLLDVCWLKLPRIKKPDSDEKSPWEVKAGKVLRSIRAWSKFKDLDRRNLVGRYAAVIYRVADSKTLDQPLERATKLVDLIPLYENQIKVTKWHTEQGAENYGTPAMFQYRKISPPGTETEGRPEEWADVHPSRVQILAEGAVGDFYDGVPLLRAGFNRLVDLDKIAGGSGESFLKNSARTIVFKYEAGATPQAIPGPDGAETKSVRAAHEEQARALNRSTDAAVVMQGGDATTLQTSISDPTGPWTTAANEFAASVRIPFTVLFGQQTGRLASDEDKSDFANRCSSRQEFELTPMLEEFITRMQAAGIIDAGEFEIEWPPVNAPTEKDKAELLGKMTAAMQQAFQAGLTEPLFDANELRAVMDFEQRKDDGMPTEDDPARADQVDPADERLDNAPANS; encoded by the coding sequence ATGCCTGAGATCACCACCAACTCCCTTGAACTCTCTCGTGCCCGCCATGAGTTCCTCGGCTCACTGGGCCTTGACGCAAAGCGGGCGACTGCCTGGATTCAGTACGGTTACAGCGAGCAGGTCAGCTTTGAAATGCTCTATGCCGCTTACGAGCGTGGCGGCGCAGGCCATGGAGCTGTGCACCGGCTGCTGGATGTCTGCTGGCTCAAGCTGCCGCGCATCAAGAAGCCGGACAGCGATGAGAAGAGCCCGTGGGAGGTCAAAGCGGGCAAGGTGCTGCGCTCGATTCGCGCTTGGAGCAAGTTCAAGGACCTGGACCGGCGCAATCTGGTGGGCAGGTATGCGGCAGTGATCTACCGCGTGGCCGACAGCAAGACGCTGGATCAGCCTCTGGAGCGTGCAACCAAGCTGGTCGACCTGATCCCTCTCTACGAAAACCAGATCAAGGTCACGAAGTGGCACACAGAGCAGGGCGCAGAAAACTATGGCACGCCGGCTATGTTTCAGTACCGGAAGATCAGCCCACCCGGCACGGAGACAGAGGGAAGGCCTGAGGAGTGGGCCGATGTTCACCCAAGTCGCGTGCAGATCCTGGCCGAGGGCGCGGTCGGCGACTTCTACGATGGCGTGCCCCTGCTGCGCGCCGGCTTCAACCGGTTGGTGGATCTGGACAAAATCGCTGGCGGTTCGGGCGAGTCGTTCCTGAAGAACAGCGCCCGCACCATAGTTTTCAAGTATGAAGCGGGAGCGACACCTCAGGCCATTCCTGGACCAGATGGCGCCGAGACAAAGTCGGTGCGCGCAGCCCACGAAGAGCAGGCCAGGGCCCTGAACCGCAGCACGGACGCTGCTGTCGTCATGCAGGGTGGTGATGCAACGACGCTGCAAACCTCGATCAGCGACCCCACCGGTCCCTGGACCACGGCGGCCAATGAATTTGCAGCCTCCGTGAGAATCCCTTTCACCGTGCTATTTGGCCAGCAGACAGGCCGCTTGGCCAGCGATGAGGACAAGTCCGACTTTGCTAACCGCTGTTCCAGCCGGCAGGAGTTCGAGCTCACGCCAATGCTCGAGGAGTTCATCACCCGCATGCAGGCGGCCGGCATCATCGATGCTGGAGAGTTTGAGATTGAGTGGCCACCGGTCAATGCGCCGACCGAGAAGGACAAGGCCGAACTGCTGGGCAAGATGACCGCTGCCATGCAGCAGGCCTTTCAGGCGGGGCTGACAGAGCCTCTTTTTGATGCGAACGAGCTGCGCGCCGTAATGGACTTTGAGCAACGCAAGGACGACGGGATGCCGACCGAAGATGATCCGGCTCGGGCCGACCAGGTAGATCCCGCTGATGAGCGACTCGACAATGCGCCAGCGAACTCCTAA
- a CDS encoding major capsid protein: MLIFTNEQQTAIKAARTGFNTRATAMAAGIVAGLEGNSLAIPLDAWRRIDTRVQQISRTRLQMFNRLAAASSIPVSIADLVNFYPQVSDSGEVQVTMDGRNAGKADQAVVKYAGTPVPIFNSTARFGWRQMEVIRKGGGMIDTATIGNHQRKVAEKLEDMVLNGLSGIDVDGNVIYGLRNLPARNTFVHGFTLATATGAQWLSAFKQAIAAAMGDNQYGQITLFINQADYTAADTTDYAANYSGTIVQRLQAVNQVKEIVPVASVPPNEILGIVDIDGGEWGGILSAMPLVTRPKNRIEPEDDYLFGVMAAASPQFRSDFTGQSAFLHGTQA; encoded by the coding sequence ATGCTGATCTTCACCAACGAACAACAGACCGCCATCAAGGCTGCCCGTACAGGCTTCAATACGCGCGCCACGGCCATGGCGGCCGGCATTGTTGCAGGCCTCGAGGGCAACTCTCTTGCCATTCCGCTGGATGCATGGCGCCGCATCGATACCCGCGTGCAGCAGATCTCACGCACGCGCCTGCAGATGTTCAACCGACTGGCCGCTGCCAGCAGCATCCCCGTGTCCATCGCCGATCTGGTGAACTTTTACCCGCAAGTCAGCGATAGCGGTGAAGTGCAGGTGACGATGGATGGCCGCAACGCAGGCAAGGCCGATCAGGCCGTCGTGAAGTACGCCGGCACCCCGGTTCCGATCTTCAACTCAACCGCACGCTTCGGTTGGCGCCAAATGGAAGTTATCCGCAAGGGCGGCGGCATGATCGACACGGCCACGATCGGCAACCATCAGCGCAAGGTAGCAGAGAAGCTGGAAGACATGGTGCTCAATGGCCTGTCGGGCATTGATGTCGACGGCAACGTGATTTACGGCCTGCGCAACCTGCCCGCGCGCAACACCTTCGTGCATGGCTTCACCTTGGCCACAGCCACGGGCGCGCAATGGCTGAGCGCGTTCAAGCAAGCGATTGCCGCTGCCATGGGCGACAACCAGTATGGCCAGATCACGCTGTTCATCAACCAGGCTGACTACACGGCAGCTGACACAACTGACTATGCCGCCAACTACAGCGGCACCATCGTGCAACGCTTGCAGGCAGTCAACCAGGTCAAGGAAATCGTGCCGGTGGCCTCGGTTCCTCCAAACGAAATCCTTGGCATTGTGGATATCGACGGTGGCGAGTGGGGTGGCATCCTGTCGGCCATGCCGCTGGTAACGCGCCCCAAGAACCGCATTGAGCCGGAAGATGACTACCTCTTCGGTGTGATGGCAGCGGCTTCCCCGCAGTTCCGCAGCGATTTCACCGGCCAGTCGGCTTTCCTGCACGGTACCCAGGCATAA
- a CDS encoding phage tail tube protein: MGAHVGRDVKVEFALKPETLPKPVAGDYKVLGMMRAKSLNTTWDTVDTTADKSPDFTKTSLVTFKNVEFSGDGVSYDDDVHNQELLEKHVVSPPAETGNQPKVWFKITYPGGKVYEGPFLVTSWSNDSPYANEATWSMGATSNGSVTLTPAPLGP; encoded by the coding sequence ATGGGCGCTCACGTAGGACGCGACGTAAAGGTCGAATTTGCTTTGAAGCCGGAAACGCTACCCAAGCCGGTGGCCGGTGATTACAAGGTGCTTGGCATGATGCGCGCCAAGAGCTTGAACACCACCTGGGACACGGTGGACACCACCGCAGACAAGTCGCCAGACTTCACGAAAACCAGCTTGGTGACGTTCAAGAACGTGGAATTCTCGGGTGACGGCGTGAGCTACGACGATGACGTGCACAACCAGGAACTGCTTGAAAAGCACGTGGTCTCGCCACCCGCTGAAACTGGCAATCAGCCTAAGGTGTGGTTCAAGATCACATACCCAGGCGGCAAAGTCTATGAAGGCCCGTTCCTTGTCACATCCTGGTCGAACGACAGCCCCTACGCCAACGAAGCTACGTGGAGCATGGGCGCGACCAGTAATGGCTCCGTCACACTGACGCCAGCACCATTAGGCCCCTGA